The following are from one region of the Salvia hispanica cultivar TCC Black 2014 chromosome 1, UniMelb_Shisp_WGS_1.0, whole genome shotgun sequence genome:
- the LOC125212837 gene encoding uncharacterized protein LOC125212837 gives MERESREEADERREAAIASAACLRPNFKPKSGITESQLSKFQELRRRRLQIKAKSKIHKQDKGAKGKGKTHKKPVEIQESSNQETSKPTMNGTADLKPENNRLVNVSSEVDNVARNAAVKTRQKLFWGLDTKERWERKSNM, from the exons ATGGAAAGGGAGAGCCGAGAAGAAGCAGACGAAAGGAGAGAAGCAGCTATAGCCTCAGCGGCGTGTTTACGCCCCAATTTCAAGCCCAAATCTGGAATTACTGAATCGCAGCTCTCCAAATTTCAG GAATTGCGCAGGAGGCGTTTACAAATCAAAGCCAAATCTAAAATACACAAGCAAGACAAAG GAGCTAAAGGGAAAGGGAAAACCCACAAGAAGCCGGTTGAAATTCAGGAAAGCTCCAATCAAGAAACAAGTAAACCTACTATGAATGGCACTGCTGATTTGAAACCAGAAAACAACAGACTGGTGAATGTATCGTCTGAAGTAGACAATGTAGCAAGAAACGCAGCTGTGAAAACCCGCCAGAAGTTGTTTTGGGG GCTGGACACGAAAGAGAGGTGGGAGAGGAAGTCCAACATGTGA